From the genome of Solidesulfovibrio magneticus RS-1:
CGGGGCCGGCGGCGGCGGCTTCATGCTGCTCTTTGTGCCACCCTCAGCACAAAAGCGCGTACGAAACGCCCTGGGCGAACTGCTGCACGTGCCGTTTCACATTGCTGCCGACGGCAGCCAGATCATTTTTTACGATCCCGCCGTGGACGATTTCCGCCATATCGAGGACGAACGCTCCAGGCGCGAAATCCAGTGTCTGCGGGAACTTGGAACCCTGAAGTCGGGGGGAGGCTTGTCGTGAAAAGCGAGACGATGCTCGCCCTGTACCGTTCCATGCTGCGCATCCGGCGCGTTCAGGAACGGATCGAGTCCTTGTATCTGCAAGACGCCATGAAGACTCCGGTGCATCTGTGCATCGGTCAGGAAGCCATCGCCGCCGGTATCTGCCTGGCTCTTGAACCCGACGACTCCATTCAGAGCAACCACCGCGGCCACGGCCACTATCTGGCCAAGGGCGGTGACCTCAAGGCCATGATCGCCGAGTTGCACTGCAAGGCCACGGGCTGCTCTGGCGGCTTCGGCGGCTCCATGCATCTGGTCGACGTCGCGGCAGGACACCTCGGCAGCTCCTCCATCGTAGGCGGCGGCATCCCCATTGGCACGGGCATAGGTCTGGCTATGCGGATGCGTCGCACCAGCCAGGTCAGCGTGGTCTTTTTCGGCGACGGCGCGGCCGACGAGGGCGTGCTGTACGAAAGCCTCAACTTCGCCATGCTCAAGCGTCTGTCCGTGATTTTCGTCCTGGAGGACAACCGCTGGGCCGTATGCTCCCCACGCGACTCGCGCCAGACCGGTGACAACGTCTTCCTGCGCGGGGCCGATCCAGACCGGCTCTTTACCGCCCGTCTGGACGGCAACGACGCCGAGATCGTCCACGAGACCGCCCGGGCGGCCGTGGCCCGGGGCCGATCGGGTGCCGGCCCGTCGCTTTTGGTGTGCGACACCTACCGCATCATGGGACACGCCGGCTGCAAGGCCCAGGAGCCTTCCGGCTATCGCGACGCCTGCGAAATCGACGCATGGTCCGATAAATGCCCGGTGGCCCTGTACCGGGCCAAGCTTGCCTCCCGAGGCATCCTGGACGAGCCCACCGAAGCGGCCATGGAAGCGACGATCGCGGCGGAAATCACCGAGGCCTTCGACTTTGCGGCCCAAAG
Proteins encoded in this window:
- a CDS encoding thiamine pyrophosphate-dependent dehydrogenase E1 component subunit alpha, with translation MKSETMLALYRSMLRIRRVQERIESLYLQDAMKTPVHLCIGQEAIAAGICLALEPDDSIQSNHRGHGHYLAKGGDLKAMIAELHCKATGCSGGFGGSMHLVDVAAGHLGSSSIVGGGIPIGTGIGLAMRMRRTSQVSVVFFGDGAADEGVLYESLNFAMLKRLSVIFVLEDNRWAVCSPRDSRQTGDNVFLRGADPDRLFTARLDGNDAEIVHETARAAVARGRSGAGPSLLVCDTYRIMGHAGCKAQEPSGYRDACEIDAWSDKCPVALYRAKLASRGILDEPTEAAMEATIAAEITEAFDFAAQSPLPHDGDLHKHLFSE